The following coding sequences are from one Streptomyces angustmyceticus window:
- a CDS encoding ABC transporter ATP-binding protein, which produces MRGRRGAARPSAVRANDGITLDVRRGEIFGLLGPNGAGKSTLVRQLTGLLRPDSGSISVLGHDLVRHPERAARLLGYLGQESTALDEMTVALAVETTGRLRGLGAREARAERDAVIDELGLDALTGRALNKLSGGQRRLACLATALIGERPLLVLDEPTTGMDPVARRAVWAAVDRRRAERGATVVLVTHNVLEAESVLDRVAVIDRGRVIACDTPGGLKEMVSEEVRLELVWRDRPPLEVPEVAALEAAAHTSGRRWTLRLPADRARSAVAAVTAGPAFAALDDFTLATPSLEDVYLALGGRAEGLVKA; this is translated from the coding sequence ATGCGCGGGCGCCGCGGGGCGGCACGGCCGTCCGCCGTACGCGCCAACGACGGGATCACCCTGGACGTGCGCCGCGGCGAGATCTTCGGGCTGCTCGGACCCAACGGGGCCGGCAAGTCCACCCTGGTCCGCCAGCTGACCGGGCTGCTGCGCCCGGACTCCGGCAGCATCTCCGTCCTGGGCCACGACCTGGTGCGCCACCCCGAGCGGGCCGCCCGCCTGCTGGGCTACCTGGGGCAGGAGTCCACCGCCCTGGACGAGATGACCGTCGCGCTGGCCGTGGAGACCACCGGCCGGCTGCGCGGCCTGGGCGCCCGCGAGGCGCGCGCCGAGCGCGACGCGGTGATCGACGAGCTGGGCCTCGACGCCCTCACCGGACGGGCCCTGAACAAGCTGTCCGGCGGGCAGCGGCGGCTGGCCTGCCTGGCCACCGCGCTGATCGGTGAGCGGCCGCTGCTGGTACTGGACGAGCCGACCACCGGGATGGACCCGGTCGCCCGGCGCGCCGTGTGGGCCGCGGTGGACCGGCGCCGGGCCGAGCGCGGCGCCACGGTGGTGCTGGTGACCCACAACGTCCTGGAGGCCGAGAGCGTGCTCGACCGGGTCGCGGTGATCGACCGGGGCCGGGTCATCGCCTGCGACACGCCCGGCGGGCTGAAGGAAATGGTGAGCGAGGAGGTCCGGCTGGAGCTGGTGTGGCGCGACCGCCCGCCGCTGGAGGTGCCCGAGGTCGCCGCCCTGGAAGCCGCCGCGCACACCTCGGGGCGCCGCTGGACCCTGCGCCTGCCCGCCGACCGGGCCCGGTCCGCCGTCGCCGCGGTCACCGCGGGCCCCGCCTTCGCCGCCCTGGACGACTTCACGCTGGCCACGCCCAGCCTGGAGGACGTCTACCTGGCCCTGGGGGGCCGTGCGGAGGGGCTGGTCAAGGCGTGA
- a CDS encoding ABC transporter permease yields MSVVPAQAVAGAVPDTGARTEEAAPLAPRARLVPALGAVYRAQLSRARVARIPLLFVATFQSIGIMVLLRGVVDGGDPARAVVSGSSVLVVAFVALNLLAQYFGQLRAGGGLDHYATLPVPPAAVVLGAAAAYASFTVPGTVVTAVTGCVLFQLPMTHLWVLAAVLPLAGAALAGLGAALGLLAPRPELATLCGQLGMSAALLLGVLPAGRMPEVIGWARDLLPSTYGVEALARSFDPHPDWIAVGADLGVCAAVGVLSLAVATWAYRRAAAR; encoded by the coding sequence GTGAGTGTGGTTCCCGCGCAGGCGGTGGCCGGGGCGGTCCCGGACACGGGCGCGCGCACCGAGGAGGCCGCTCCGCTGGCGCCGCGCGCCCGCCTGGTGCCCGCGCTGGGCGCCGTCTACCGCGCCCAGCTCTCCCGGGCCCGGGTCGCACGGATCCCGCTGCTGTTCGTCGCCACCTTCCAGTCCATCGGGATCATGGTCCTGCTGCGCGGGGTGGTCGACGGCGGCGACCCGGCCCGTGCCGTGGTGTCCGGCTCCAGCGTGCTGGTCGTCGCGTTCGTGGCGCTCAACCTCCTCGCCCAGTACTTCGGCCAGCTGCGGGCCGGCGGCGGGCTCGACCACTACGCCACGCTGCCGGTGCCGCCGGCCGCGGTGGTGCTCGGCGCCGCCGCCGCGTACGCCTCGTTCACCGTGCCGGGGACGGTGGTCACCGCGGTCACCGGCTGTGTGCTCTTCCAGCTGCCGATGACGCACCTGTGGGTGCTGGCCGCCGTGCTCCCGCTCGCCGGGGCGGCGCTGGCCGGTCTCGGCGCGGCCCTCGGCCTGCTCGCCCCCCGGCCCGAACTCGCCACGCTCTGCGGCCAGTTGGGGATGTCGGCGGCGCTGCTGCTGGGCGTGCTGCCGGCCGGGAGGATGCCCGAGGTGATCGGCTGGGCCCGCGACCTGCTGCCCTCGACCTACGGAGTGGAGGCGCTGGCCCGCAGCTTCGACCCGCATCCCGACTGGATCGCGGTCGGCGCGGACCTGGGCGTGTGCGCGGCCGTCGGCGTGCTCTCGCTGGCCGTCGCCACCTGGGCGTACCGCCGGGCGGCGGCCCGATGA
- a CDS encoding ABC transporter permease gives MTAPLTPPDNQPPDEPRHPAAAPAADHGGPVGPELARELREGALIALVVAVSGVLLGVLWNWLAPHTPLIADTRNVYLKNTEGEEAIGADGTFVLLSLAFGALTAAAVFLFRRRGGIPLVVALVVGGLLGAVLGWVTGMWLGPTPDVAAHAKQVGPGVTFNGPLRLQAKGALLAWPIAGMLTQLALTGLFGPRDPEPDAPHWPGDEHLPQPPEAH, from the coding sequence GTGACCGCACCGCTGACGCCCCCCGACAACCAACCGCCCGACGAGCCGCGGCACCCCGCGGCCGCGCCCGCCGCCGACCACGGCGGCCCGGTCGGCCCCGAACTGGCCCGTGAGCTGCGCGAAGGCGCACTGATCGCGCTCGTGGTCGCGGTGAGCGGCGTCCTGCTCGGCGTGCTGTGGAACTGGCTCGCACCGCACACCCCGCTGATCGCGGACACCCGCAACGTCTACCTCAAGAACACCGAGGGCGAGGAGGCGATCGGCGCGGACGGCACCTTCGTCCTGCTGTCCCTCGCCTTCGGGGCCCTCACCGCCGCCGCGGTCTTCCTCTTCCGCAGGCGCGGCGGGATCCCGCTGGTCGTGGCGCTGGTCGTGGGCGGACTGCTCGGCGCGGTGCTGGGCTGGGTGACGGGCATGTGGCTGGGCCCCACCCCGGACGTGGCCGCGCACGCCAAGCAGGTCGGCCCCGGCGTGACCTTCAACGGCCCGCTGCGGCTGCAGGCCAAGGGCGCCCTGCTGGCCTGGCCGATCGCCGGGATGCTCACCCAGCTCGCGCTGACCGGACTGTTCGGCCCGCGCGACCCGGAACCGGACGCCCCGCACTGGCCCGGGGACGAGCACCTGCCGCAGCCGCCCGAAGCGCACTGA
- the ybaK gene encoding Cys-tRNA(Pro) deacylase, giving the protein MAKKSRKSVGTPATAALTAAGVAFTTHSYAHDPAAASYGEEAAEALGVAPDQVFKTLLADVDGTLTVAVVPVSGSLDLKALAAAVGGKRATMADPAAAERSTGYVLGGISPLGQRKRLRTVVDASAEGRPTVCVSAGRRGLEVELSPGDLVALTGAHLAPIARG; this is encoded by the coding sequence GTGGCGAAGAAGTCCAGGAAGTCCGTCGGCACCCCGGCCACGGCCGCCCTCACCGCGGCGGGCGTCGCGTTCACCACGCACTCCTACGCGCACGACCCGGCCGCCGCGTCGTACGGCGAGGAGGCCGCCGAGGCCCTCGGTGTCGCGCCCGACCAGGTGTTCAAGACGCTGCTGGCGGATGTCGACGGCACCCTGACGGTCGCCGTGGTCCCGGTGTCGGGGTCGTTGGACCTCAAGGCGCTGGCGGCCGCGGTGGGCGGCAAGCGGGCGACGATGGCGGACCCGGCGGCGGCCGAGCGCAGCACGGGCTACGTCCTGGGCGGGATCTCGCCGCTTGGGCAGCGCAAGCGGCTGCGCACGGTCGTGGACGCCTCGGCCGAGGGCCGGCCGACGGTCTGTGTGTCGGCGGGGCGGCGCGGCCTGGAGGTCGAGCTGTCGCCCGGGGACCTGGTGGCGCTCACGGGGGCGCACCTCGCGCCGATCGCCCGCGGCTGA